Proteins encoded together in one Marinobacter salsuginis window:
- the yhbY gene encoding ribosome assembly RNA-binding protein YhbY — protein MSLSPEQRREYRAIAHNLKPVIIVGDKGLSEGLQEELERALNDHELIKIKVASQDREARQEAITALCESSGAELVQTIGKIAVILRRAKQPNPKLSNLLRHKH, from the coding sequence ATGAGTCTGTCACCGGAACAGCGCCGGGAATACCGGGCCATTGCCCACAACCTCAAGCCCGTCATCATCGTAGGCGACAAAGGCCTGTCCGAAGGACTCCAGGAAGAACTGGAGCGCGCACTGAACGATCACGAGCTGATCAAGATCAAGGTGGCCAGCCAGGATCGTGAAGCGAGGCAGGAAGCTATTACGGCCCTGTGCGAGTCCTCCGGCGCCGAGTTGGTCCAGACCATCGGAAAGATCGCCGTTATTTTGCGTCGGGCCAAGCAGCCCAACCCCAAGCTTTCCAACCTGTTGCGCCACAAGCACTGA
- the rimP gene encoding ribosome maturation factor RimP → MSAKLKQLEDILQPVVEGLGYEFWGIEFRSQGHHSLLRVFIDDAENGIGIDDCEKVSRQISGVMDVEDPIQTEYTLEVSSPGMDRPLFRLEQYEAFIGHQVQIRLRMAFEGRRKFQGLIKGVEGDDVVVVVDDHEYLLPFDSIEKAHIVPVFE, encoded by the coding sequence TTGTCAGCCAAGCTTAAGCAACTGGAAGACATTCTTCAGCCCGTCGTGGAAGGTCTGGGGTATGAGTTCTGGGGCATTGAATTCCGCTCTCAGGGCCATCATTCCCTGTTACGGGTGTTTATTGACGATGCCGAGAACGGCATCGGCATCGACGACTGCGAAAAGGTCAGTCGTCAGATCAGCGGTGTGATGGATGTGGAAGATCCCATCCAGACCGAATACACACTGGAGGTCTCATCCCCGGGGATGGATCGCCCGCTGTTTCGTCTTGAGCAATACGAGGCCTTTATTGGTCACCAGGTTCAGATTCGTCTCCGGATGGCGTTTGAGGGTCGCCGGAAGTTTCAGGGGCTGATCAAAGGCGTGGAAGGTGATGATGTGGTTGTGGTCGTTGATGATCACGAGTATCTGCTGCCGTTCGACAGCATTGAAAAAGCCCACATCGTGCCGGTATTTGAATGA
- the ftsH gene encoding ATP-dependent zinc metalloprotease FtsH, with amino-acid sequence MNDMAKNLVLWLIIAAVLLMVFQNFSPTTTGQQVNYSQFVEMVQQGQVRQVTIDGLQVQGTRGDGSQFQTIRPQVSDNKLMDDLLANNVEVIGKEPERQSLWTQLLVAAFPILIIIALFVFFMRQMQGGGGGKGPMSFGKSKARLMSEDQIKTTFADVAGVDEAKEDVKELVDFLRDPSKFQRLGGSIPKGVLMVGQPGTGKTLLAKAIAGEAKVPFFSISGSDFVEMFVGVGASRVRDMFEQAKKQSPCIIFIDEIDAVGRHRGAGMGGGHDEREQTLNQLLVEMDGFEGNEGVIVIAATNRPDVLDPALLRPGRFDRQVVVGLPDIIGREQILKVHMKKVPLADGVEPVLIARGTPGFSGADLANLVNEAALFAARRNQRLVSMEEFELAKDKIMMGAERKSMVMSEKEKRNTAYHESGHAIVGRLMPEHDPVYKVSIIPRGRALGVTMFLPEEDKYSHSKRFLISSICSLFGGRIAEELTLGFDGVTTGASNDIERATSLARNMVTRWGLSEKLGPLQYDTDSEEPFLGRSAGQSQTVYSPETAQRIDEEVRNIIDSCYEKAKQILIDNREKLDLMAEALMKYETIDRYQIDDIMEGREPRPPKGWDGSGPTGGVKADEPEAAPEPKSTDDGRHPGVGRPAGEH; translated from the coding sequence TTGAACGATATGGCAAAAAATCTGGTTCTCTGGCTAATCATAGCCGCCGTGCTGCTGATGGTGTTTCAGAATTTCTCTCCCACCACCACCGGCCAACAAGTCAACTATTCCCAGTTTGTGGAGATGGTCCAGCAAGGCCAGGTCCGTCAGGTCACAATTGATGGGTTGCAGGTTCAGGGTACCCGTGGTGACGGCTCCCAGTTCCAGACAATCCGTCCTCAGGTGTCTGACAACAAGCTGATGGACGATCTGCTCGCAAACAACGTCGAGGTCATTGGTAAGGAGCCTGAGCGCCAGAGCCTGTGGACTCAGCTGCTGGTGGCTGCGTTCCCGATACTGATCATCATCGCACTGTTTGTGTTCTTCATGCGCCAGATGCAGGGCGGCGGTGGCGGCAAAGGCCCCATGTCGTTCGGCAAGAGCAAGGCGCGCCTGATGAGCGAAGACCAGATCAAGACCACCTTCGCGGACGTGGCCGGTGTTGATGAGGCCAAGGAAGACGTGAAAGAGCTGGTGGACTTCCTCCGGGATCCGAGCAAGTTTCAGCGCCTCGGTGGCAGTATTCCGAAGGGCGTTCTGATGGTCGGCCAGCCTGGTACGGGTAAGACCCTGCTTGCCAAGGCCATTGCCGGCGAGGCGAAGGTGCCGTTCTTCTCCATCTCTGGTTCTGACTTTGTCGAGATGTTCGTGGGTGTGGGCGCGTCCCGGGTTCGCGACATGTTCGAGCAGGCCAAGAAGCAGAGCCCCTGCATTATCTTTATTGACGAGATCGACGCTGTCGGCCGCCATCGTGGTGCCGGCATGGGCGGTGGTCACGACGAGCGTGAGCAGACCCTGAACCAGTTGCTGGTTGAGATGGACGGTTTTGAGGGTAACGAAGGCGTTATCGTCATTGCTGCAACCAACCGTCCGGACGTTCTTGACCCGGCACTGTTGCGTCCGGGCCGTTTTGACCGTCAGGTTGTTGTTGGCCTGCCAGACATCATTGGTCGTGAGCAGATCCTCAAGGTGCACATGAAGAAAGTGCCCCTGGCTGACGGCGTGGAGCCGGTTCTGATTGCTCGCGGCACGCCCGGGTTCTCCGGTGCGGACCTCGCTAACCTGGTCAATGAGGCAGCTCTGTTTGCGGCCCGTCGCAACCAGCGTCTGGTGTCCATGGAAGAATTCGAACTCGCCAAAGACAAAATCATGATGGGTGCCGAGCGTAAGTCCATGGTGATGAGCGAGAAGGAAAAGCGCAACACGGCGTATCACGAGTCCGGGCACGCGATTGTCGGCCGGCTGATGCCGGAACACGATCCGGTCTACAAAGTGAGTATTATCCCTCGCGGTCGTGCTCTGGGTGTCACCATGTTCCTCCCCGAAGAGGACAAGTACAGCCACAGCAAGCGCTTCCTGATCAGCTCCATCTGCAGCTTGTTCGGTGGTCGTATCGCAGAAGAGCTGACACTCGGCTTTGACGGCGTTACCACTGGTGCGTCCAACGACATTGAGCGGGCGACCAGCCTGGCGCGGAACATGGTGACTCGCTGGGGTCTGTCCGAGAAACTTGGGCCTTTGCAGTACGATACCGACAGTGAAGAGCCTTTCCTCGGACGCTCTGCGGGCCAGTCCCAGACGGTGTATTCGCCGGAGACGGCCCAGCGCATTGATGAGGAAGTCCGGAATATCATCGACAGCTGCTACGAGAAAGCCAAGCAGATCCTGATAGACAACCGGGAAAAGCTCGACCTGATGGCCGAAGCCTTGATGAAATACGAGACTATCGACCGTTACCAGATCGACGACATCATGGAAGGTCGCGAACCGCGTCCGCCCAAAGGTTGGGATGGTAGTGGCCCCACTGGAGGCGTGAAGGCCGATGAGCCTGAAGCGGCGCCGGAGCCGAAGTCCACGGATGACGGCCGTCATCCCGGTGTTGGTCGACCGGCTGGAGAGCACTGA
- the greA gene encoding transcription elongation factor GreA, whose product MADRVPMTKAGETRLREELQKLKSEDRPRVIAAIADAREHGDLKENAEYHAAREQQSFIEGRIQEIEGKLSAAQVIDVTTMENTGKVIFGTTVHLLNMDTDEQVTYKIVGEDEADIKAGKLSISSPIARALVGKSEGDVVAIRVPSGTVEYEIEQVEYV is encoded by the coding sequence ATGGCTGACAGAGTACCGATGACAAAGGCGGGCGAAACCCGCCTCCGCGAGGAGCTTCAGAAGCTGAAGTCCGAGGACCGTCCGCGGGTTATTGCGGCGATTGCCGATGCCCGTGAACACGGCGACCTGAAAGAGAACGCCGAATACCACGCTGCCCGAGAGCAACAGAGCTTTATTGAAGGCCGGATTCAGGAAATCGAAGGCAAGCTCTCAGCTGCTCAGGTTATCGACGTGACCACCATGGAGAACACCGGCAAGGTGATCTTCGGTACCACGGTGCATCTGCTGAACATGGACACCGACGAGCAGGTAACCTACAAGATCGTTGGTGAGGATGAGGCGGATATCAAGGCGGGTAAGCTGTCGATCTCTTCTCCCATTGCCCGGGCGCTGGTGGGCAAGAGCGAAGGCGATGTGGTTGCCATTCGCGTGCCTTCCGGTACCGTGGAATACGAGATCGAGCAGGTCGAATACGTCTGA
- the folP gene encoding dihydropteroate synthase, protein MKMNFAGRELDMSRCHVMGILNVTPDSFSDGGQFNRPDAALARARQMVADGATFIDIGGESTRPGATPVSVQEELDRVCPVVEAAARELDAVISVDTSAPEVMAETAKLGAGLINDVRALQRDGAPEVAAQASIPVCIMHIQGEPDTMQDRPEYRNVRREVSAFLTERMRVAELAGIRPENILLDPGFGFGKSLEHNLQLLACLEQMHILGHPLLVGVSRKSMLGHITGRDVNERLPASVAAATIAAMKGASIIRVHDVRETVDAVRVVAAVKEAG, encoded by the coding sequence ATGAAAATGAATTTTGCCGGCCGGGAACTGGATATGTCCCGCTGCCATGTGATGGGCATCTTGAATGTAACACCGGATTCGTTTTCCGATGGCGGGCAATTCAACCGGCCTGATGCGGCCCTCGCCAGAGCAAGGCAGATGGTTGCTGATGGCGCCACTTTCATCGATATCGGCGGCGAATCCACGAGGCCGGGAGCGACGCCGGTCTCCGTCCAGGAGGAGCTGGATCGGGTATGCCCGGTGGTGGAAGCCGCTGCCCGGGAGCTGGATGCGGTGATTTCGGTAGACACCAGTGCACCGGAAGTCATGGCCGAGACAGCAAAACTCGGCGCCGGGCTTATTAATGATGTTCGCGCGCTTCAGCGTGACGGTGCTCCGGAAGTTGCTGCACAGGCGAGTATCCCCGTTTGCATCATGCATATCCAGGGGGAGCCGGATACCATGCAGGATCGCCCCGAATACCGTAACGTGCGGCGCGAGGTGAGTGCCTTTCTCACGGAGCGTATGCGTGTTGCAGAGCTTGCCGGTATTCGCCCCGAAAATATCCTTCTCGATCCCGGCTTCGGTTTCGGCAAGAGCCTTGAGCACAATCTGCAGCTGCTGGCCTGTCTCGAGCAGATGCATATCCTTGGGCATCCGTTACTGGTTGGCGTTTCCAGGAAGTCCATGCTGGGGCATATCACCGGCCGGGACGTGAACGAAAGGTTGCCTGCAAGCGTTGCGGCCGCGACAATAGCGGCCATGAAGGGTGCGAGCATTATTCGCGTGCACGATGTAAGGGAAACAGTAGACGCCGTCCGTGTGGTGGCGGCAGTGAAGGAGGCAGGTTGA
- the nusA gene encoding transcription termination factor NusA, whose product MSKEILLVVESVSNEKGVEKDVIFEAIELALATAAKKRFEDEEADIRVSIDRKTGEYETFRRWLVVDNDAVPALGTELTLQEAEEIDPALKPGDIHEEKIESEAFGRIGAQAAKQIIFQKVREAERTKIVDSYRDRVGELVSGTVKKVTRDNVIVDLGANAEALLPREYLIPRETFRMGDRVRSLLLEIRTDHRGPQLILSRTSPQMLIELFRIEVPEIAEELIEIRGAARDPGSRAKIAVKTNDRRIDPVGACVGMRGSRVQAVSNELGGERVDIVLWDDNPAQLVINAMAPAEVASIVMDEDRHTMEVAVAEDNLAQAIGRNGQNVRLATDLTGWTLNVMTEEEAGERQEQEYSRLVEHFTGNLDVDEEFAGVLIEEGFTSIEEVAYVPMEEMLAIEGFDEETVTELRRRAKDVLLNQALASEEALEGAEPAEDLLGMDGMDRSLAFKLAGMGVRTMEDLAEQSVDDLLEIEGMDEERAGQLIMTARAPWFEDQA is encoded by the coding sequence ATGAGTAAAGAGATCTTGCTGGTGGTTGAATCCGTCTCGAACGAGAAAGGTGTCGAGAAGGATGTGATTTTTGAAGCGATCGAGCTGGCACTGGCCACCGCGGCCAAAAAGCGCTTTGAAGACGAAGAGGCGGATATCCGCGTATCAATCGACCGGAAAACCGGCGAATACGAAACCTTCCGCCGCTGGCTGGTGGTGGATAACGATGCCGTTCCTGCGCTGGGCACCGAGCTCACCCTGCAGGAAGCCGAGGAAATCGACCCGGCCCTGAAGCCTGGCGATATCCACGAGGAGAAAATTGAGTCCGAAGCCTTTGGCCGTATCGGTGCTCAGGCCGCCAAGCAGATTATCTTCCAGAAGGTTCGTGAGGCAGAGCGGACCAAGATCGTGGACAGCTACCGCGACCGGGTTGGTGAGCTGGTCTCTGGTACTGTAAAGAAGGTGACCCGGGACAATGTCATTGTCGATCTGGGTGCCAACGCCGAGGCGCTGTTGCCCCGTGAATACCTGATCCCGCGCGAGACGTTCCGCATGGGCGACCGTGTGCGCTCCCTGCTGCTGGAAATTCGCACCGATCATCGCGGCCCTCAGCTGATTCTGAGCCGCACCTCTCCGCAGATGCTGATCGAACTGTTCCGCATTGAAGTGCCGGAGATTGCTGAAGAGCTGATCGAGATCCGTGGTGCGGCCCGTGACCCCGGTTCCCGGGCCAAGATTGCGGTGAAGACCAACGATCGGCGTATCGATCCCGTTGGTGCCTGCGTTGGTATGCGAGGCTCCCGGGTTCAGGCGGTGTCCAATGAGCTGGGCGGTGAGCGTGTTGATATCGTGCTGTGGGACGACAACCCGGCCCAACTGGTAATCAATGCCATGGCGCCGGCAGAAGTTGCGTCCATCGTTATGGATGAAGACCGGCACACCATGGAAGTGGCTGTGGCGGAGGACAACCTGGCACAGGCAATCGGCCGGAACGGACAGAACGTTCGCCTGGCCACGGACCTGACAGGCTGGACCCTGAACGTGATGACCGAGGAAGAAGCCGGTGAGCGTCAGGAGCAGGAATACAGCCGGCTTGTCGAGCATTTCACTGGCAATCTGGACGTTGATGAAGAATTTGCCGGTGTGCTGATCGAGGAAGGGTTTACCTCCATTGAAGAGGTGGCCTATGTGCCAATGGAAGAGATGCTGGCGATCGAAGGCTTTGACGAAGAGACCGTCACCGAGCTGCGCCGTCGTGCCAAGGACGTTCTGCTGAACCAGGCCCTGGCAAGCGAGGAAGCGCTCGAGGGTGCCGAGCCGGCAGAAGATCTTCTGGGAATGGACGGCATGGACCGTAGCCTGGCCTTTAAACTGGCCGGCATGGGTGTGCGCACCATGGAGGATCTGGCAGAGCAGTCGGTAGACGACTTGCTCGAGATTGAAGGTATGGATGAAGAGCGTGCTGGTCAGCTTATCATGACCGCGCGTGCCCCCTGGTTTGAAGACCAGGCCTAA
- the glmM gene encoding phosphoglucosamine mutase — protein sequence MSERKYFGTDGIRGRVGEFPITPEFMLKLGWAAGQAFKRDGQRNSVLIGKDTRLSGYMFESALEAGLAAAGVDVKLLGPMPTPAIAYLTRTFRASAGIVISASHNPHHDNGIKFFSAAGTKLDDALEAEIERWLDKPIEVCGPTELGKASRVDDAPGRYVEFCKSTVPNEFTLDGMNIVLDCAHGATYHVAPKVFRELGAKVSVIGADPDGLNINLNVGSTHLDALKAAVVEKRADLGIAFDGDGDRVLMVDRDGSEVDGDELLYVIASQRFAEDRLKGGVVGTLMTNLGVELALNEIGIEFERAKVGDRYVMERLLANNWVLGGEGSGHMVIRDCTSTGDGIVSALQVLLSVWKSGKTLSELRQGMSKLPQKMINVRVEQRFDPFSRDDIVAAVRKFETELGGSGRILLRASGTEPLIRVMAEGQDANEIVRVVEELAKVVEKSTA from the coding sequence ATGTCCGAGAGAAAGTACTTTGGTACGGACGGTATTCGCGGACGCGTGGGTGAGTTTCCGATAACGCCGGAATTCATGCTCAAACTGGGTTGGGCCGCCGGCCAGGCCTTCAAGCGGGATGGTCAGCGCAACAGCGTGCTGATCGGCAAGGATACCCGGCTTTCCGGTTACATGTTCGAGTCCGCCCTGGAAGCCGGCCTTGCGGCTGCAGGCGTCGATGTAAAGCTTCTCGGCCCGATGCCGACGCCCGCTATTGCCTACCTGACCCGCACTTTTCGTGCCTCGGCGGGTATTGTGATCAGTGCCTCCCACAACCCTCATCATGATAACGGTATCAAGTTCTTCTCGGCGGCCGGTACCAAGCTTGATGACGCCCTGGAGGCAGAGATTGAGCGCTGGCTGGATAAGCCCATTGAAGTCTGCGGGCCAACCGAGCTGGGCAAGGCCTCCCGAGTGGATGATGCCCCCGGCCGTTATGTGGAATTCTGCAAGAGCACCGTGCCCAACGAATTTACCCTCGACGGCATGAACATCGTGTTGGATTGTGCCCATGGTGCCACCTACCACGTGGCGCCAAAGGTGTTTCGTGAGCTTGGCGCCAAAGTGTCGGTGATTGGCGCTGATCCGGATGGCCTTAACATCAATCTGAACGTCGGCTCCACGCATCTGGACGCACTCAAGGCCGCAGTGGTCGAAAAACGCGCTGACCTGGGCATTGCGTTCGATGGTGATGGCGACCGGGTTTTGATGGTGGACCGTGACGGCTCTGAAGTGGACGGCGATGAGCTGCTCTACGTGATCGCCTCCCAGCGGTTTGCGGAAGATCGCCTTAAAGGCGGCGTCGTGGGTACGCTGATGACCAACCTGGGCGTTGAGCTCGCGCTGAATGAAATCGGAATCGAATTCGAGCGTGCGAAAGTTGGCGATCGTTACGTGATGGAGCGGCTGCTAGCAAACAACTGGGTTTTGGGTGGAGAGGGCTCTGGCCACATGGTTATCCGCGACTGCACCAGCACCGGCGACGGTATTGTTTCCGCGCTGCAGGTTCTGCTCTCTGTCTGGAAGTCCGGGAAAACGCTTTCCGAGCTGCGCCAGGGTATGAGCAAGCTGCCCCAGAAAATGATCAATGTCCGGGTAGAGCAGCGCTTCGATCCGTTCAGTCGTGACGATATCGTAGCTGCGGTTCGTAAATTCGAAACAGAGTTGGGCGGCTCCGGCCGAATTCTGCTCAGGGCCTCTGGAACCGAACCGCTGATCAGGGTGATGGCGGAAGGCCAGGATGCCAACGAAATTGTGCGAGTGGTCGAGGAGTTGGCAAAAGTCGTGGAAAAATCCACTGCTTAA
- the secG gene encoding preprotein translocase subunit SecG: protein MDWVETLVVVVHVVIAVALVGLVLIQQGKGADAGAAFGGGASQTVFGSQGSGSFLTRFTTLLAVVFFVTSFSLAIFAKQRAEVAGEAGIPVVQESSSAAPADTAADNGEAAASGAEGGGSDLPELE from the coding sequence ATGGATTGGGTAGAAACACTGGTAGTCGTTGTGCACGTGGTTATCGCGGTGGCGCTGGTGGGTCTGGTGCTGATCCAGCAGGGCAAAGGCGCCGACGCTGGTGCTGCCTTTGGTGGTGGTGCTTCCCAGACGGTTTTTGGTAGCCAGGGCAGCGGCAGCTTTCTGACCCGCTTTACGACCCTGCTCGCAGTGGTATTTTTTGTAACAAGTTTCTCGCTGGCGATTTTTGCCAAGCAGCGTGCCGAAGTGGCAGGGGAAGCGGGTATTCCTGTTGTTCAGGAGTCCAGCAGTGCCGCCCCGGCTGACACCGCTGCCGATAACGGCGAAGCCGCAGCCAGCGGAGCCGAGGGTGGGGGGTCTGATCTCCCTGAGCTCGAGTAA
- the tpiA gene encoding triose-phosphate isomerase, translating to MRRKIVAGNWKMNGSKALAQTLVSDVQSQTASLDNGVEVVIIPPAIYVGDVVANAGGSLSVGVQNVGQWSSGAYTGEIAAEMAVDQGCQYALVGHSERRQLFGESDDVVAQKVGRVIGAGLHAVLCVGETLEEREAGRAESVVASQVKAGLAGVAKDQWQRVIVAYEPVWAIGTGKTATAQDAQAMHASLRQVLSEMGAPANEISLLYGGSVKADNAAALFAEPDIDGGLIGGASLVAEDFVSICRSVPAGT from the coding sequence ATGCGTCGAAAGATCGTAGCCGGAAACTGGAAAATGAACGGGTCGAAAGCCCTGGCGCAGACGCTGGTAAGCGATGTGCAATCCCAGACGGCCTCTCTTGATAATGGCGTCGAGGTTGTTATTATTCCTCCCGCAATTTATGTCGGAGACGTAGTCGCGAACGCAGGTGGTAGTCTGTCGGTTGGCGTTCAGAACGTGGGGCAGTGGAGTTCCGGTGCCTACACCGGCGAGATTGCTGCGGAAATGGCGGTGGATCAAGGGTGTCAGTATGCCCTGGTCGGACACTCCGAGCGTCGTCAGCTCTTTGGTGAGTCAGACGATGTGGTTGCGCAAAAGGTTGGCCGCGTCATCGGCGCCGGGCTTCATGCAGTGCTCTGTGTCGGTGAGACTCTGGAAGAGCGCGAGGCGGGAAGAGCCGAGTCTGTGGTCGCTTCCCAGGTGAAGGCCGGGCTGGCAGGCGTTGCAAAAGATCAGTGGCAACGCGTGATTGTTGCTTACGAGCCGGTCTGGGCAATTGGCACAGGCAAAACCGCGACGGCGCAAGATGCCCAGGCAATGCATGCGTCGCTCCGGCAGGTGCTTTCAGAGATGGGCGCGCCGGCGAATGAGATATCCCTGCTTTACGGGGGCAGCGTAAAAGCGGATAATGCAGCCGCTCTTTTTGCCGAGCCGGATATTGACGGCGGTTTAATCGGCGGAGCGTCGCTTGTAGCAGAAGATTTTGTGAGTATTTGCCGGAGTGTTCCGGCGGGTACCTGA